The following coding sequences lie in one Halomonas sp. 'Soap Lake #6' genomic window:
- a CDS encoding CaiB/BaiF CoA transferase family protein — protein sequence MSIATKPLAGIKVLDISRVLAGPWCGQMLADMGAEVIKVERPLCGDDTRHWGPPWLSGSTESAYYLCANRGKRSVTVDMAKPEGQALIKQLAARSDVLLENFKVGGLKKYGLDYASLKAINPGLIYCSITGFGQESPYAHRAGYDFMIQAMGGIMSLTGKPDGEPGGGPVKSGVAFTDIFTGLYAANAVLAALYQRRDTQLGCHIDMALMDVQVGVLANQALNYLTSSQVPQRLGNAHPNIVPYQAFATANGHMIVAVGNDEQFKRFCQVLSLPELTQDTRFATNGARVSHRKELVPILEAALAQHSTDEWLSDFEAAGVPCGPINTLDRVFDDPHVKARGLKQTLPHSQAGQVDLVANPIRINGESLSATTAPPTLGEHTDLVLDEIGITAEQRQALRAAGVI from the coding sequence ATGAGCATAGCAACCAAGCCACTGGCAGGCATTAAAGTACTCGATATTTCACGAGTGCTGGCTGGCCCGTGGTGCGGGCAAATGCTCGCTGATATGGGAGCAGAGGTTATTAAAGTCGAGCGCCCTCTCTGCGGTGATGACACTCGTCATTGGGGGCCTCCATGGCTATCCGGCAGCACTGAATCTGCCTATTACCTATGCGCTAACCGAGGCAAACGCTCTGTTACAGTGGATATGGCCAAGCCTGAAGGCCAAGCACTGATTAAGCAGCTTGCAGCGCGGTCGGATGTACTGCTGGAGAATTTCAAAGTTGGTGGGCTAAAAAAATATGGCCTGGATTACGCCAGCCTCAAGGCGATTAATCCAGGACTTATCTACTGCTCGATTACCGGTTTTGGCCAGGAGAGCCCCTATGCTCACCGGGCAGGCTACGACTTTATGATCCAGGCAATGGGCGGCATCATGAGTTTAACTGGCAAGCCCGATGGAGAACCAGGAGGCGGCCCAGTCAAAAGTGGCGTTGCTTTTACCGATATTTTCACTGGCTTGTACGCAGCCAACGCAGTGCTTGCTGCCCTCTACCAGCGTCGTGATACGCAGCTAGGCTGCCATATTGATATGGCACTGATGGATGTGCAGGTGGGCGTACTGGCTAACCAAGCACTCAACTACTTAACCTCCAGTCAAGTGCCTCAGCGGCTAGGCAACGCACACCCTAATATTGTGCCTTACCAAGCATTTGCGACGGCGAATGGCCACATGATTGTTGCAGTAGGTAACGATGAGCAGTTCAAACGCTTCTGTCAGGTGCTATCTCTACCTGAACTAACTCAAGACACACGCTTTGCGACTAACGGTGCACGTGTCTCCCATCGCAAAGAATTAGTCCCAATACTTGAAGCTGCGCTTGCCCAGCACAGCACCGATGAATGGCTGTCAGATTTTGAAGCAGCAGGTGTTCCCTGTGGCCCTATCAATACTCTAGACCGAGTGTTTGATGATCCACACGTTAAAGCACGCGGCCTTAAACAAACCCTGCCACACAGCCAGGCAGGTCAAGTGGATCTGGTAGCTAATCCGATACGCATTAACGGCGAGTCGCTCAGTGCTACCACTGCTCCTCCCACCTTGGGTGAGCAT
- a CDS encoding acyl-CoA dehydrogenase yields MTRFNWDDPLLLEHQLTDEERQIRDAAHDYCQENLQPRVLSAFREERFDRQIMSEMGELGLLGATVAPEYGGSGVNHVAYGLIAREVERVDSGYRSAMSVQSSLVMYPIEAYGSEEQKHKYLPKLASGEMVGCFGLTEPDHGSDPGSMITRAEKVDGGYRLTGAKMWITNSPIADIAVVWAKSAAHGNQIKGFIVERGTEGFTTPKIEGKVSLRASITGEIVLDNAFVPEENLLPNVSGLKGPFGCLNKARYGIAWGVMGTAEFCWHAARQYTLDRKQFGRPLAANQLIQKKLADMQTEITLGLQAALQVGRLMDSGNWAPEMISLIKRNNCGKALDIARVARDMHGGNGVSDEYGVIRHMVNLESVNTYEGTHDVHALILGRAQTGIQAFF; encoded by the coding sequence ATGACACGCTTTAACTGGGACGACCCACTGCTGCTAGAACATCAGCTAACTGACGAAGAGCGCCAAATTCGCGATGCTGCTCACGATTACTGCCAGGAAAACTTGCAGCCTCGTGTGCTTAGCGCCTTCCGTGAAGAGCGCTTTGACCGCCAGATTATGAGTGAGATGGGAGAGCTAGGCCTGCTTGGTGCTACTGTTGCCCCCGAATATGGCGGTTCGGGAGTAAACCATGTGGCCTATGGCTTGATCGCTCGGGAAGTAGAGCGGGTAGACTCCGGCTACCGCTCAGCAATGAGTGTGCAATCCTCCCTGGTGATGTACCCCATTGAGGCCTATGGCTCAGAAGAGCAGAAGCATAAATATTTGCCCAAGCTTGCCAGTGGTGAAATGGTTGGTTGCTTTGGCTTAACCGAGCCAGACCACGGCTCTGACCCCGGCTCAATGATTACCCGGGCAGAGAAAGTCGACGGCGGCTACCGATTAACTGGCGCTAAAATGTGGATCACTAATAGCCCAATTGCCGATATCGCAGTGGTATGGGCCAAATCGGCTGCCCACGGCAACCAGATCAAGGGCTTTATTGTTGAGCGCGGTACCGAAGGTTTCACCACACCTAAGATTGAGGGCAAGGTGTCGCTCCGCGCCTCTATCACCGGTGAAATCGTACTCGACAACGCCTTCGTGCCTGAAGAGAACTTGCTACCCAACGTGAGCGGTTTAAAAGGCCCCTTCGGCTGTTTAAACAAAGCCCGCTATGGTATCGCTTGGGGTGTCATGGGCACTGCAGAGTTCTGCTGGCACGCGGCCCGCCAATATACTCTGGACCGTAAGCAGTTTGGCCGCCCACTGGCAGCTAACCAACTGATCCAGAAAAAACTCGCCGATATGCAAACCGAAATAACCCTGGGTCTACAAGCTGCCCTGCAAGTGGGCCGCCTGATGGATAGCGGTAACTGGGCTCCTGAAATGATCTCGCTGATAAAGCGCAATAACTGTGGCAAAGCGCTGGATATTGCGCGTGTTGCCAGGGATATGCACGGTGGAAACGGTGTCTCCGACGAGTACGGCGTGATCCGTCATATGGTTAACCTTGAGTCAGTAAATACCTATGAAGGCACCCACGACGTGCATGCCTTGATTCTTGGCCGTGCCCAAACTGGCATTCAAGCGTTCTTTTAA